One genomic window of Anguilla anguilla isolate fAngAng1 chromosome 13, fAngAng1.pri, whole genome shotgun sequence includes the following:
- the ogna gene encoding osteoglycin, paralog a has translation MIAQRALLFSFICASCALCSTARQFSRDSQHRPVIANLQDSLTDEVHTESKKAKREVALSAGYDADAGSPPADTPDDSDDSLATAEGSELPTCLLCVCLTGSVYCEEVVPDMTAVPPLPKETAYLYARYNKIKKIKAKDFADVVTLKRIDLTGNIISEIEDGAFLKLTLLEELTLAENNLVKLPMLPAKLRSFNANHNQLRTSGVKANIFQKLTQLTYLYLANNELEAVPPLPESLRTVHLQNNNIAAVSDETFCKGNNTYYIRPNINEIRMEGNPVILGKYPNSFTCLSSLPIGQYS, from the exons ATGATCGCTCAGAGAGCGCTGCTCTTCTCCTTTATATGCGCgtcctgtgctctgtgctcgACGGCGAGACAGTTCAGCCGCGACTCACAACACAGACCAGTGATTGCCAACCTGCAGGACTCACTCACTGATGAAGTCCACACGGAGTCTAAGAAGGCAAAG AGAGAGGTGGCGCTCAGCGCAGGCTACGATGCGGACGCGGGTTCGCCACCGGCCGACACCCCTGATGATTCTGACGACAGCCTGGCTACAGCAGAGGGAAGTG AGCTGCCCAcctgcctgctgtgtgtgtgtctgacggGCTCCGTGTACTGTGAGGAAGTGGTGCCTGACATGACAGCAGTGCCACCTCTGCCCAAAGAGACCGCCTACCTTTACGCTCGCTACAACAAAATCAAGAAGATTAAGGCCAAAGATTTCGCAGACGTCG tcactTTGAAAAGGATTGACCTGACAGGAAACATCATTTCGGAGATTGAAGATGGTGCCTTCTTAAAGCTAACACTGCTGGAAGAACTCACGCTTGCAGAGAACAATCTAGTCAAACTCCCAATGCTACCAGCCAAACTGAGATCCTTCAACGCTAATCACAACCAGCTCAGAACCTCTGGAGTAAAGGCTAACATTTTCCAG aaactcACCCAACTGACATACCTCTATCTTGCCAACAATGAGCTGGAGGCAGTCCCACCCCTTCCAGAGTCTCTGCGCACTGTCCATCTACAG AACAACAACATCGCCGCAGTTAGTGATGAAACCTTCTGCAAGGGCAACAATACCTACTACATCCGCCCCAACATTAATGAGATCCGAATGGAGGGGAATCCAGTCATCCTGGGCAAGTATCCCAACAGCTTCACATGCCTGTCCTCACTGCCTATTGGACAATACTCCTGA
- the omd gene encoding osteomodulin yields MDLPNCWLLLALLVGVNVLCQDYDDAYESNYSENDAEVLLPPPLEYMDIYAPYPLGCAPECFCPPSYPYAMYCNNRKLRAIPAIPRHIRHLYIQSNDIEALAAEPFANATSLTDINLSHNSLKSPLVDRKALAKLKSLLHLHLDYNQLEEVPPSLPKTLHQLSLGFNKISKLSVDAMQGLAGIAVLDLCNNRLTDAGIKGKVLSGMKSLMQISMCGNRLKSMPSELPASLILLSLDNNSISSIPEGYFKKTPNLLSLRMSYNKLKAVPYKVFNLSSLTELNLGHNQLSRAFYVPRALQHLYLNDNEFLNLNVSLMCSSLDQDNPNLLTYIRIDNNRLKRAIDYYIYACFPRIQTIFYGEQKAEKKPPPTTKKGPPPPKKASPRLKGDKENNDGDAE; encoded by the exons ATGGATCTCCCAAATTGCTGGCTTCTACTTGCCCTTCTCGTCGGGGTAAACGTCCTGTGTCAGGACTACGACGACGCCTACGAGAGCAACTATTCCGAAAATGATGCCGAGGTACTTCTTCCCCCGCCTTTGGAATACATGGACATTTACGCTCCGTACCCCCTGGGGTGTGCCCCCGAGTgcttctgccccccctcctACCCGTACGCCATGTACTGCAACAACCGCAAGCTGAGAGCCATCCCCGCCATTCCCCGCCACATCCGCCACCTCTACATCCAGTCCAACGACATCGAGGCCCTGGCGGCCGAGCCCTTCGCCAACGCCACCTCCCTCACGGACATCAACCTCAGCCACAACAGCCTCAAGTCCCCGCTGGTGGACCGCAAGGCGCTGGCCAAGCTCAAGAGCCTCCTGCACCTTCACCTGGACTACAACCAGCTGGAGGAGgtgcccccctctctgcccaaAACTCTCCATCAGCTTTCCCTCGGCTTCAACAAGATCTCCAAGCTGTCGGTTGACGCCATGCAGGGCCTGGCCGGCATCGCGGTGCTGGACCTCTGCAACAACCGGCTGACGGATGCCGGCATCAAGGGGAAGGTGCTCTCCGGCATGAAGAGCCTGATGCAGATCAGCATGTGTGGCAACAGGCTCAAGTCCATGCCGTCCGAGCTGCCGGCCTCCCTGATCCTGCTGTCCCTGGACAACAACTCCATCTCCTCCATCCCCGAGGGCTACTTCAAGAAAACGCCCAACCTCCTGTCCCTGAGGATGTCCTACAACAAACTGAAGGCCGTCCCCTACAAGGTGTTCAACCTGTCCAGCCTGACGGAGCTGAACCTGGGCCACAACCAGCTGTCCAGAGCCTTCTACGTCCCCAGAGCCCTGCAGCACCTGTACCTTAATGACAATGAGTTTCTAA ATCTGAATGTCTCACTTATGTGTTCTTCTCTGGACCAAGACAACCCCAACCTACTGACCTACATTCGCATCGACAACAACAGGCTGAAGAGAGCGATTGACTACTACATCTACGCGTGCTTCCCTCGCATCCAAACCATTTTCTACGGAGAGCAGAAGGCTGAGAAgaaaccaccccccaccaccaaaaaaGGACCACCCCCACCAAAAAAGGCCAGTCCCCGGCTAAAGGGAGACAAGGAAAACAATGACGGAGATGCAGAATGA